One segment of Manihot esculenta cultivar AM560-2 chromosome 4, M.esculenta_v8, whole genome shotgun sequence DNA contains the following:
- the LOC110612981 gene encoding 60S ribosomal protein L37-3 produces the protein MGKGTGSFGKRRNKTHTLCVRCGRRSFHLQKSRCAACAFPAARKRKYNWSVKAIRRKTTGTGRMRYLRHVPRRFKSGFREGTQAAPRKKGAATSA, from the exons ATG GGTAAGGGAACAGGGAGTTTTGGTAAGAGGAGGAACAAGACCCACACCCTTTGTGTCAGGTGTGGCCGCCGGAGCTTCCACCTCCAGAAGAGCCGTTGTGCTGCCTGTGCTTTCCCTGCTGCTCGCAAGAGGAAGT ATAATTGGAGTGTGAAGGCCATTAGAAGAAAGACAACTGGAACTGGAAGAATGAGATACCTGCGTCATGTACCTCGCAGGTTCAAGAGTGGTTTCAGAGAAG GCACTCAAGCAGCACCAAGGAAGAAGGGAGCTGCAACATCTGCTTAA